From the Argentina anserina chromosome 3, drPotAnse1.1, whole genome shotgun sequence genome, the window TTGATATGATCACAGACAAAGATAAGTTTGACTGTTAAGGGGAGTGGTTCGGTTCGATCAGTCACCGAACAGtgcaacaaagaaaaagattaGCATAACTGCAGGACTATTTGATCACACACTGTAAGCACAGTGGAACGCTTAACATCGATTTTCTGGAAATAAAAGGTTCATGAACTTAAcatccaaaaaacaaaaaaagatcaAGAGCTTCCATAAGCTTGAGGAAAAGATGATCTATATCAGTACCTGATCACTATATataagatgtatatatatagttgatcacatatatataacctTAATTAAGCCCACTTTGCCAACAAAGACATGCCACCAGCACCCAGAAGAACCGCCACATAAGACTTGATCTGGAGCTTAATGCTGCGTTGCAACTTTGGACCCATGAAGTCAGCGGAGAGAAGATCAACCAAAGCCATGTAGATGAGGAGCCCAGCTGAAGAAGCATTCAGCAGTCCCACTGTCACTAATGCCCTTGGACTGTTTTCTTTGTACATTTTCGACACTGCCATTCCCAGTGCAATTCCAGATGGGGTTGTTACAGAGAAGAAGAACACCATTAGTGCCTTCTTCATGAACTTGTACTCTGCCTGAAACATAAACCAGCAAATGATAGTGAGATTAATTGGCGGTGGACAAAAAACCTATTTGTTCAGAAACTAATAGGTtcgatatatatgtacctgcaGAATGCAACCACCAAGGCCCATGCCTTCAAACATTTGATGGAAGCAAAGGGCAGCTACAAGACCTTTAATGGTACAAGTGTTGTTTGAAGCTCCAAGAGAAAGCCCTATAACAATTGAGTGAACAATAATTCCGAGTTCCAGTACCTGCCGGCCAACACAAGTTTTGAGATCGTAATGACCTAACATGGACTTCTCTGCATGATTATGTGGATGATCTTGCAAGGTAGATAATTATACTACATACGTACATATAAAAGTCTTAATGTTGAGCTCACAACTAATCGACACATGTTAAGAGAAAATTACTCTTATAATTCTTTGACTAATGTATTATAGGGTCCGGTTAATATATACAAGTAATACAACTTACCATGGCAACAACGCGATAGCGTGACAACTGCGATTCGTTTCCTCCTTTGACTTGATGATTATGTGAATGAAAATGACCATGTCCACCAGCCACCACAGCCTTCTCTTGATCTCCGTCAATCGCTGCAACACCATCAGTATCAGGGTTAACTCCGGCTTTAGATCTCCTGCTGTATATGCTAGTAGCCATGGAGTCCACCATCATAGTAACAATAGCTGACAACATAGCAACAAACCCAGTGAAAGGGAACTTATGCCACGGCTTCTCAGTCAAACAATTCGAGGACAACATATCAAAAGAGTCTGGCAAAACGTGCATGAACCCTGTGGCAAGAATAATCCCACCGGCAAAGCACTTGACGACCACGAATAGGTCTCGGTCGGGATGCAAGGCGGGTACAGCGCGAGTGACGAGTGGCAAGGACACACCGATCATGCTGGTCACCAGGATTGAGGTAATGGCTATGATTTTGAGGGGCACAGCTCCTGCCTTGTCGTTGCAGGAATTGGTAGTTTCAGACTTGCATTCATCACTCTCGGATTGCGAATGAGCTTGAGGGATGACTGCGGAGACGAAAATTATGAAGAAGATTGGGAGAAATGCTTTGGAAAGTGAAGTGGCAGTAGCCATATTTGACTACTCGATCTCTCTGTTTAGTGATCACTGGATGGTTGTTTGACTTGTTTCTGTTGGAACGTTCGTTGAGTTTTGCATTTCCTGGATTTTCTTTATATAGAAGGAAATTTTATGACTCTATGCGCTCAATTATTTTTGTTGATAGTATTAACTAATGTCATACAGGCATGCATGTTGCATGGAACGAACATATGATTTTAGTATTCTTTATTTCAAGTGCAGATTTATTAATATAATGCAGGTGACATCATACGTATATGAAATTGATGTTATCGAATGCTTCAGAAGATGATATTATCTCCGTACAAATACTGCATTTAGGTACTTTACCGTCCGGAAGATAATACCTTTATATTGCTACGTGAATTTCCAGTACCACTTCATATTGCAGTACATATCCAAAAGAATAACATATTGAAACaaattgcattttttttttcaattacagATTAGGATCGGTTGATTCAGATTAGTCTCACATTCATTTCTTAACTATTAGTTTGTTCTGAAGTCACTTTCAATTAAATTAGCAGGCCAACAGAATTCGGAGGAAAATGGAGTATATGGGTGATATAATTTATCACCCCCAAAAACATTATCTTTCTGATAACATCATCATATTCCTACACTTTTCTATTCCAAATATTCCATATCGAATTTTTGCATTAGATCATTTAGTGTGTCACTTGCATATATTATAcgtatattatatatagagtGAGTCGATCTGATTTCGATAAGGCATGCATTTTGCGCTATCTAGCTGGGATTCTTAAAGAAAGGCATGCATTTTGCCATATGCATGCATTATTCCCGTAAATGCTTGTGTTCTGCTCAAGTATCTAATGCACGTACTGACGTACGTGTACTTGACTATTGGCAAGGTCTCtcaaaatttctaaaatttcCTTGTATAAATCACCTAGGCCTATTGCATCGACAAAGTTGGAACAAATTAAGAACACGACCCTAAACCTAAAGTACTGCCCTCGGGATTTAGGCTACTGTTGAAGAATTGCTAAttatacaaaattactttctgATGCATGTGTTATTCTTCATTAAGCTAATTAGTTCCAGTACTGCTCCTCCGAATCGATTGTCATGGAGAGGCGGGAGTTTGACATGCCTCGTAGACGACAACGTACTGTGGAGCTTTCAAGTGACTGAAGTGAGATAGATTATATAAATGCTATGTTATAATTATCTAATTAGTTAAACAGAGTTGACCTGAAGTTAAGATTAATCGAGGATTCTTGTTTAaggaaaattctagtatacatcaatgtatgatatacatcacacatctgacggtcgatattgttttatgagtggggtcaaaaaaataatatatgttgtcaaccgttggatgtgggatgtataacatacattgatgtatattaaATTAACCCGTTGTTTAATAGAAATACTTCGTCGTGTGCCGTGTGCGTGAACTTAGATCAATATTGTATTGCTTAATGGATATTGATTAGAGGCGTTAATAATCATTATATACTAGCCTTTACAAGGGgagaatttttgttttttgttttgtttttttttttaattttagtgGAGGAAAAATAGGATGTAGAAATTTATGGGTAGTTATCCGATAGTTTTGaagttttttttcaatttctatttttatatatcattttttaattattgttataacttttatatattaatatctatttttaattaacttgTAGTCTAAGGTTATTAATGTATTTTCACAGACGTTTTAGTTGGTAAAACATGTTTGAGTTATTAATAATATAGATATAACAAACTTTCACCAGTTGCAATCCTTATCTTCATCAATGTTGGCATTGTTCTAACACTATGTTATCATGAAATTTCTTATAAGAAAGGACTAAAACGGTAGAACCTTACCTTGCtcgcatgtttttttttaactaaacTAAACGTTTTCATTAAGCGTATATATGGAACAAAGGGAGGGTAACTTTcatatcctttttttttacaacaaaCAAATACGTTTTATATCATAATGTTTCTCAGACCTGAATAGCGAGTACACCCCCATCCGCAGTGacacaacacaaacaagaggTCATAAGTCGAAACTCAAAACTAGTATGTGGTAGAGAACTATTTTTTAGTAATAAGCTcataataaagaaagaaaaattcgTGTATTCTACGGCTAATGCAAGCATAGCAATAGGCAACAAAACTAATTAAACCTTTTCTTTGCCCTTCACACTAGGGCCCGGATCATGACTTTCAACCTTGATGCTCTGACCCCGTCCAATCACCGTCTCCACCTTCATTTTATTTGGTTTGTTCTTGGAACCATAGGGTCGCCATTTCCTCTTCTTTGTTTCATCAGTGGACTCTCCATTTTGCCTAGGCACCAAAAGACCATAAGTATTCTCCCTCAAACCGAAGGCCTTTGCTGTGAGtttcacccccccccccccggccGACATTTTCATCCGCTTTGGAGAATTGTGAGCTTGAtctttcaacaacaacaactttGGCTTCTTGGGAGATGCCGAGGAGTCGACATGCCTTATCCTCTTTAGCGAAATCAACGAAAGCTTTATCTGTGGCTTAGGATTCACAACAACATTGGAGGGTTTCCCTTCCTCACGGCACCGAATCATTGGCTTTCTCAGAACTAGTTTAGGGGGAAAAAAGTTCCAAGCCACTGAAGGCATAGCTAGATCGGCCTCAATACCCTTGAACAAGAAATTCCGCTAGGGGCACCGAGTTGATGAAGCTTCAAAAGAGAAGTGCGGGCCTTGACACCGCCACCGTGCACTAGGGTTATGGCTAAGCAAACTCCATGAAGATATTCAAAATCAAACACAATTTCTGCAATCACACCAGTATTAATCTTCAACATCTTCTTTTGGAAAACAGGTTTGTTAAGACCCCtagaaaccctaaccctaacttTATGCTGAAAGGTGAGGGTGTCATCATCAAGCCGCACATAGGATCCAATCACCGAAGCGACATTCTTGATATGCTTCTCCAGCGTCGGAGGTATGCCTTGTAGTCTAACCCAGAAGTACAGCTTGTTCATTGGTATGGACGTTGGAGATTGCAATCCATCATACTACTCAATAAGCATGGGAGCATTCCGATAATACAAAGGACCACCCCAAAAAAAGGTGTTTTGATCTTTCGCAATATCAAACTTGAAGATGTAGAGCAAAGGCCCATGTTCCTGGACCCTAAAATTGCTACGAAGCTTCCAGATTCGACGAAACTTGCTCTGCAGATTTTTAACTTGCACCTTTCAATAGCTAGGGTTTGGgctaaaagaaaaatattggtTTCAATCGGAGGTTCATTTGACGAATCCATGAAAGATACGTCAATCACATCTCCACTAGCAAGGTAGCGATGACTTCCTCAAGGCTAGTCATGGTGAAACAAAAATGAGAGAGATTAACGGTTGGCA encodes:
- the LOC126788001 gene encoding fe(2+) transport protein 1-like, with the translated sequence MATATSLSKAFLPIFFIIFVSAVIPQAHSQSESDECKSETTNSCNDKAGAVPLKIIAITSILVTSMIGVSLPLVTRAVPALHPDRDLFVVVKCFAGGIILATGFMHVLPDSFDMLSSNCLTEKPWHKFPFTGFVAMLSAIVTMMVDSMATSIYSRRSKAGVNPDTDGVAAIDGDQEKAVVAGGHGHFHSHNHQVKGGNESQLSRYRVVAMVLELGIIVHSIVIGLSLGASNNTCTIKGLVAALCFHQMFEGMGLGGCILQAEYKFMKKALMVFFFSVTTPSGIALGMAVSKMYKENSPRALVTVGLLNASSAGLLIYMALVDLLSADFMGPKLQRSIKLQIKSYVAVLLGAGGMSLLAKWA